A portion of the Daphnia magna isolate NIES linkage group LG4, ASM2063170v1.1, whole genome shotgun sequence genome contains these proteins:
- the LOC116921918 gene encoding allatostatins has translation METVGDDSLDKAATIVAESMVSTEDGQGKPSALSLDGKATRSRYFKSFGGAGDPNLSIYSFGLGKRTSRSNSINPYSFGLGKREGGNVKNYPQNPYSFGLGKRNPMYNFGLGKRADRDNDAWKRNANRFGFGLGKRNLKDEDLSQWLNDEGYSQFDDTEEDVEVEEKEDDSHEYMEANKRSSGITNGQAFFPSHLQTAFYGGPLLPTLVRSNQMATSGLGKSRTFNQQAANEIPNLGKRLPVYNFGLGK, from the exons ATGGAAACGGTAGGCGATGACTCACTGGATAAAGCTGCCACTATCGTCGCTGAAAGTATGGTCAGCACCGAGGACGGACAAGGCAAGCCATCGGCTTTGTCACTTGATGGAAAGGCAACACGTTCCCGCTATTTCAAATCCTTCGGTGGCGCAGGAGATCCCAATCTGAGCATCTATTCTTTCGGTTTGGGTAAACGAACAAGCAGGAGCAACTCGATCAATCCATATTCGTTTGGACTTGGTAAACGAGAAGGCGGTAACGTCAAGAATTATCCCCAGAATCCGTATTCATTCGGACTGGGCAAACGTAATCCCATGTACAATTTCGGATTGGGAAAACGTGCCGACCG GGACAACGATGCCTGGAAAAGGAATGCTAATCGATTCGGCTTTGGTTTGGGCAAACGAAACCTGAAAGATGAAGATCTGAGCCAGTGGTTGAACGATGAAGGATATTCGCAATTCGACGATACTGAAGAAGATGTTGaagttgaagaaaaagaagatgattCTCACGAGTATATGGAGGCCAATAAACGATCCTCTGGAATAACAAATGGACAGGCTTTTTTCCCAAGTCATTTGCAAACGGCTTTCTATGGTGGGCCTTTATTGCCAACTTTGGTGAGGAGCAACCAAATGGCAACTTCAGGACTTGGCAAGTCACGCACTTTTAATCAACAAGCAGCTAACGAGATCCCTAACCTCGGTAAACGACTCCCGGTTTACAATTTTGGGCTGGGCAAGTAA